ATATACCCCCGGCCCATTTCTAAAcagggggaaaaaattccccccgtCCCCGTCCCACCCCCCCAATGGCCCCCGCAGGGTGGGTGCCCATCGGTGCCCATTCCCACTGCCATCCCTATTTGCTGgccttttaaaaaatttagatgGATGTGTAGTGCACCTGTTTGGTCCGGTGATAGTTTAGTCTCTATTTACCTCCTTAGACCCAGTTGAATTTCTCTCTTAGATTAGGATAATattccctccctttttttataactgacgtttaagaaatttgctctaatgtacttttatctgtcgttttattatccccatacagtattaattattttttcacaattttacccttttatctctctttttcacttaattactactcctagtAATTATTGCTTCTCTCTTTGTAATAACCCTAGTAATTTTAGAAATATTTAGTTTGGTGAGAGTTAGTTTGCATTGTTTTTGGCCTAGTAAAATAGCACAATTTAATACTCTAATGAGAGAAAATATGGGTGAATTGGATAATTAATGAGggtataaaaaaaaagtaatgtatagatttaaacaatgaaaaacttttttaatTGATGTGTAAaatcttaaacgtcagttataaaaaaagggagggagtataaGGTACTTTAAATAAAGTCAGGattcacacaaaaaaaaaaaaaaaagagtacgcTAGAACGTGCCCCCTCATAATGAAACTGAAAAAATGGGGCAAAAATGAAAAAGCAACCGCTTTCACACTGCGAAGCGGATCCAGCCTATAAGCCTATAACAGCAGCGAAAAAAGGCTACAAGCCCAGCCCTCTCTAGTCCCCATACATATCCCTACCCTCGCCAGAATCCCCGCCATCCATTCCCGCCATTTGCCTCCGACCGATCGAGATGCCGCCGAAGAGAAAGGGCCGACAAAACAACACTCACAAACCCACTAAACCAGACACTCCACCACCGACTAACAACGTCGTTTCAGGAGCCATGTCCGACTGCAAGTTACCCGAAGACCTGTTGCTCTGCATTCTCACCCGCCTTCCCGTGAAAACCATCCAGCGATTCAAGTGCGTTTGCAAGCCATGGCTGAAACTCTTGTCCACCCCAAAGTTCGTCAAGATGCACCGAGAGCAGACCACCAAGAACCCCCAAAATCACTCCCTTATCATCCACAGCATTGACGAGGTTTACTACCATAATATGTCCCTGTTGAACATCAATTCCACTGCTGAACAACCCATAAATCTTGTCAACCCTTTTCCTGTAATCTTCAAAGAAATGGACTTGGTGGGCTGTGTAAATGGGCTAGTTTGCCTCAGCTGTCCTCCTTTTGCCCAGATGATTGTCCTCTGGAACCCTGCTTTGAATCTCTCGAAAGGCATTAGGCAACCTAAGGGAGTAATCGACGAAACCATAGACAGAATTTCACTGGGGTTATGTTATGATGAAAGGAACGATGACTATAAGATTGTGATGATTACGTGCTTGAAGCCTGATGGATATACTCCGAAGAATTTCTTGAGGGCTTATGCTGAGGTTTACTCTGCTAACTTGGACTCTTGGAAAAGGGTTCGCCTTAGTTTTCAGTTTTCAATTACTCCAACTAGGAACAATGTTATTGTAAAAGGAAGGCCTTATTGGACTGCAATTATCTATGATCCGGTGAAAATGTTTCGTGAAGTTATGCTGTGGTATGATGTGGAAAACGAGGTTTTTAGGCATGTTCCTGTGCCGGATTATAATATGGATTGCACTAAAGGGGGGAGATTTGTGGAGTGGAAGGGTAGTCTTGCTATACTTGTGTACTCTCCTACTAGAGAGAGGGATGATTTTGTTGATGTTGTGGTTTATGATGAAGGCAAGGGACGTTGGGACACGAAATCTTGCCATGGTCCAATTGGACTGAAAATGGAGAGGCATATGCAATGCTCTAAAGATGGCGTGATTTTGGCAGAGACTCCAGAAGGAACGCTGTTTTTGTATGATCCTGTGACTAATGCGATCAAGGAGTTCCGGATTGCTGAAGCCATGAAAACCTCCTATGAGGCATTTAGCTACACAGAGAGCTTGGTTTCTCTGAAGGGGATGGAGAAGGTGAAGGAACAGGACAAAGATAAGTTCTGTATCAAGATGGAAGATTTGGTTATCAACTAAAAAGCATAGGTGACGGTGGTGTTTCTTGATATTTGCCTCACATGTTCTAGTTAACACAATTTTTCCCCTATTTTTGCGACTATGAAGTTGACTTCTTGAAGAGAATTTGGTAGTATTTGTTCTTCTTGGTGGTTAAATGTGCTTGAAAAAGTATGGCATCACTTTACACTTAGCTGTTGTACTATTTATAATCTGCTCTTTGGTGCTAATTTGTGTAGAATACCATGCAGCATTATGTTTCCGTGATTGTATGCAGCAGAACAATGCTTTTGAAACGAAAATGATAAGAATATTAGACTCGAATGAAAGAGACATGGTGAATTATGGTTTAAAGGTACAGGGGAGAAAACATTAGCCGCATTTTTTGCACTTGCATATGAGATGCATAATGACATGGCTATACTTTTCTTTATGAAAATCTGCCCACAATGACTTTTAGAAGCATCTAGTTAtgatgcttgaattttcatcAAAGGAATCTGCAGGGGGCATTTCCCCTTTTATTGAAGATGGACAAATAATTGTCTGGGATGGTATATTACATGGGATTGCCCTTCTTTTTGGTTCAAGGGTAACTGAAACAAAATAGGAAACAGTGTTGCAAGATATCTAGGTAAAACTATTCATTTCTCTTCTGTTGATAATATTGATCATCTACTTCAAACTGTTTGTTCTTACTCCTAAAGCTAGTATTGTTGGTTTACTGGGCAAAGAAGGTTTGGACTCTCTAGGATTCTTGGGGTTCTTCTTTTGTATGGCAGCCATATGCTTGATCTTTGATATTATTACTTATTACATCTCAGATCATTATTAGATATTTGAGAATATTATTAGATAATTTTAATATTGTCTTGATGATTGGAGAAGGGTGGTTTGGTTTCTCTGAGTTGTTCTTGTGGCTTTCAGCCTTATTCTTGATTTGTATTCTTATGTTCTCAAATAAATGAATTATCTACTTCGATTTTTTTGAGCATTAAAATTGGTACAGGTGGTTTACTGTATAAATGTTTCTCCCGTGGCTTGTTCTGCTGCTAAAGCTTAGGGGCTTGAAGCACACATACGTTTTACTGTTATTCTTGTCATCATTTGGTTATTTCCGCTTCCAGATATGCTAAAACTGAAAGTCATGTTCTTTTTCAGGACTGGATATCTCAACGGGATGGAATAAGTGAAAGGAAGCAGGGAAGATTAGCATTAATCATGAAATTCCATATGGATGGTTCTAGTCAAACATGGGGTGCATCGGACACAGTCTCTCTTTTTGTCTTAGTTGTTATAGGTGTTTTCTGATTGCGCTACTACTTTTGGAGTTGTGACCCTGTCACATTTTGTTCAGCTTAGTCAGGGACTATTATGCAGTAGTTGTTCTAATGCTTAACCATGATAAAACCTCGGTAGTTTTATATAAGCAGCTACTTACTACATGCTACATTTTGCTGTAAAGTACTATGGAGTGTTGTATATATTGCTGTGGTTTGGAATGATGGTGCAGTGATGGAAATGGTTTTGTGTGATCAAATTGAAGGTAAAGAATACTTTGAAAAAGTTCAAGTTGGATGATGAATATTTGTGTAAATATGACTGCAGGTGAAGAGGGTTTACTTCTATGAATGTAATTCAAGTGGATGGTTATCTATCAAGAACTTATTAactggtttgaaatattagcaAGCCATTCGTGTTTCTATCATGGTGTATTTTCAGTCTTATATTTTTTGGCCAAGAAAATGTAGGCCTTCTTAAATTTAGTGGTGTCTTTTGCTTATGGGGAAAAACTTATGCATCTTTAAGTAATATTTGGGCTCTCGTCCTAGAGATGCTGCTAGAATTAATGTAAATGCCACCTGCAATTAAGCCATAACTAGAGCCTACAGTCTTGGCATGATATAAAGGGACACGATACAATCTCAAGTGAAAAATCAGGCCATTCAAATGGCAAATCGAAACAAACTAGCAAGATTCTTtcaccaaaatatttttgaacGTGAACAAATCAACCAACAAAAGCTCCAGTTTCCTCTTAAACATAAATAATAATGCCTTGAGATGGCAAATTCTTGGTAAGAATCTTGAATGAGTAGAATAGCTTCCAAGGTTTGTTTTCATCCTTCTCCTCTTTGTCAACCAGCATCTCCCAATAATTAATTTTTGAGCCGCCTCGTttggcaagtgaattttttgggtgttgtctaaaattttactgtaacttattatagaagttttttaaaaaattttcgaagtgtgtaaatttttgaatattttgaagtgtatagtttaaaaactttgaaaatttttttgaagttaCTGTAACTAAAGTTTTTAAGAAACTTGTAACAGacaaacttggtaaaaaactCAAGTGCCAAATATCAGCTTAGTTTGGAGGACTCATGATTTTTTTCCCTTCCAATGTGAGGTGAGCTCGGACAAGCCAAACTTAgccataatattttttttttcaatgtgaGGTGACCTCGGACATGCCAAAACTTAGCTTATGAAATCCAATTGATAGGTCCAATTATGATTGAATCATATATTTTCTTTAAAGGATATGCAGGAAATGAGATACATATTCGACCATAACAGGCCAGTAGAAAGAAGAATGATGCAAGATTTCACGTTCTAGTAGCTCTTGCTAATAGTGGCTTTCAACTTCCACATTATCTAACTATATATAAAAGAGAGAGTTGGTTTATGAACAGTGATTTTTAATCAAGCGGTTATCCGGTAATTATGGACAACTTTGTTGGCTTTTGTATTTGTGTTTCAGGTGTGTGTTTGGTTTCTCCAACTAAGACCGTCCATATTATTTGTAATTGTCGGTGCATGCGAAGCGGCATGTGGGAGACGCACAAAGCTCTCCTGCCTGAGTAATCTTGTAAGCAAGCCATTGGATTTGTTTCTTTCTTCAATTGAAGGCTTGGGTTTGGCGGTTTTGCAATGTGAATTTTTCACTCTTTTGCCTCACTAATCTTCTGTGCAAGCCATCTCAAAAGCAACTTCCTTTTTCAATTGAAAGCTTCAGTTCCCTAATTTTGCAAGGTGAACTATTTGCTTTATTTCTGCCTTTTGGTGGTTTTGCAGGGTGAGCCCGTCACTCCATTTTTGCCTAAATCATATATTTCTTTGCTGCACTGTTATTTTCTTGTCACGAGACATgatttgcttgttttgctctTCTCGTTTCTCCCTTTATAATTAAAGgctgtatttaacataaataaTTGAGGTTACTCCTTTTTGCTCAGTTATGATTGTAAGAAATCTAACAATATAAAAGAGAGAGTTGGATaatgaatagtttttttttatcaagaGATTATCCTGTAATTGTTCATGGATTTCTTGGCTATTTTCGTCAAGTCACTGCTTTCTTGGTTCCCAGCTAGCATAGTGAAATAAATTTGTTTGGAAAAGAATGCACGCATAAGTGGATGCAGTGTTCAATTTTCATGTAATAACTATTGCTGTGACTATGCATGTAACCATGCTCCGGACTGTCTTCCATGGAATTCCCAAAAATTGAGTTGGacggaaaaaaaaagggctggcattttcatcaaaagtaagtgaAATAGTTTAAAGTGTCAAAGGTTTTAACCAAAAATAGTTTCTAATTTTGCTGCTTTTTAAAATGTACAATTATAAAGATATATTAgtctatatatttatatttagtGTGCAtaattattagaaaatttttagtacccttatttttattattatagtttTCATTCTATTTATATGTGTGTGCTAATTTATgagcttattttctttttataaaaGATAATATCTAACAATACAAAAGGGGAGAGTTGGGTTATGAGTAGTGCTTTTTGGTCACGCGGTTATGCTGCAATTATTGTTGGATGTGGAGGTTATTTTTGTCAATTGACTGTTTTGGTTATTTCCAGTTGCGTGCCTCTCTTTCTGTGCAATTTATTACTCATTGCATTGGGTGGAGTGGTTGTCTACCATGTTGACAAGAAGCTTCTAATTGCATGATTCCCAAAAATTGAAccgaaaaaaaaatagaagtccAACATTGTCATCATAGGTAACGAAAATTGGCTAACGTGTCAAGATTTGGAACTAAAAATTGTTTATAATCCTTCTACTATTTAAGACAcacaattataaaaaaatattagtcTATATATCCATATTAAATGCATATAATTATTACAAATTTTTTGATGGccttatttttattgttatttttccatTCTATAAACATAAAGTTATTTCCGTCTTGTATGTGAGCTAGATTGTTAActtatttcctttttaaaagaattaatttgttattttactAACATATTcgtatttaatatatataattattataaatttttttaacacattcatttttcttaatgaCTCTAAATTGAAAAGCAATATGGTGTGCTATTTTTTTAGTCAAACATGTAACATTAATTAGATTGTTTCTTACATTAAAAAACTAAAgtactctaaattttttaaaaatatatatataattatatatataatacaaaagggaGAGTTGCCCTATGAATGGCATTTTTTGTCAAGTGGTTATCTTGCAAGGCTGCAATTATCTAACAATATAAAAGGGAGAGTTGCCCTGTGAGCAGTGTTTTTGGTCAAGTGGTTATTCTGCAATTGTTATTGGATGTCGGGGCTATTTTCATCAAATTGCCTGTTTTGTTTGTTTAAAGCAGGCATAGTTTTGGTACATTTACGGGACATGTTGAACGAATTGGTAATTGGTGGTGTAAAAAGTGAAGCTTTTGAAAGTTGATTTTTTGTGGTTAATTATTTGCTTTTAAAGTGTCCTGCAAATGCAAAATTACCTAGGAAAGAATTCATAAATTATTGTTGGCTTTAGTGACTTTAAAAATGGCCTTTATTACTGTGacatgaaataaaatttttaaatgttttgtaaatgcacaattattgaggaaacaattaataaattattgttGGCTTGACATCAAATAAAATTGTTAAGTGTTCTGTAAATGCACAATTATTGTGGAAACAATTAATAAACCATTGTTGGCTTTAGTAACTTTAAAAAATGGGTTTTATTACTGTGACATGTGGTGATTAATTTTAACAATGCCAAGTTCTATGGTTTAAGTGCTTAATTGACTTGCCAGGTCCCCTCTTTTTTGTGTCAACAATGATTAATGCTTTTTTGGGAATGATTCACTTTATGATTTTCTAATTATCCTAATTCAAATGCAAAATAACCTTGTATAATTTTCTAATTTACACTTATGCATTCTATATAAGCGCCCTCATGCATTCTATATATTATTGTTATCATGTATTCTATATATTTCATAATTGCCAACCTTTAATAGAAACGATAATTCTCTAATGATCTGCATGAATTAGATAATAACATAGATCTATACTAATAAATGTACACAATAAAAAACAGTTAATACGGGAAATATTAGCCCGTCTCACCAGTAGAACATAAGCAACGCACTTAGTACTACTATTATATCTATGTGGCAGACAATTTAATTAAAGCTTAGCTTACTTTTTTTGTTGCACTTGGCTGGTGTAAGAGTAAAAGGCTGGGCTTATTACCAGTGACTACCTACAGCCCAAAAACGGCAGTATTGATATTGACCCTCCACTCAAGACTACGGGGTATCAACTCTGAATTGTTGATGCGATCATGCAAAGATGGTCAAGACCACCATGCTTGTTGAGCAATTGTTAAGGTTCTCATGAAAACGTGGATAAATTTTGGAGGTTCCCGAAAGAAGCTGCTCCATTAATTGTAGAGTTGTAAATGAGTCGAATCGAATCGAGTATCTCATGTTTGAATTCTGTTCGTTAAATGATTCGAATAACGTTCGTGTTCGTTTGTTAATTTTCGTATTTCAAATCTGTGTTCGTATTCGGCTCGTTAAGCAAAGTTCATGTTCAAGTTCGAGTTCGTGTTCGACTCGTTTAACATAAACGAGCAGTTCGCGAACATGCTCGAAATGctcgaatccaaattattttaagCCTTAAATATGCCATACAAATCATTAatcattctaaaaaataattaaagtactaagtgactaaattctattattcattaactatataactaacattaacataaaaataacaaataaaaccctccaaatataaaagtctagccataaaattaaccctaaaatttgtcaaatgataATTATGTCCATATTCGCAAACGTGcgttaaaactcgcgaacatgctcgtgttcgcttgattattaatcaaacaaaaaaattcgttcAAACTCGGTTCGTTTAAGATTTCGAACAGGTCTTTCACGAATACGAACGTGTCGAAACGAACCGAGCTACCGAACAGTTCGGTTCGTTTTAACAGCTCTAATTAACAGGTGGAGGATAAGGGGCTTTTGAAATCACCAATTTCAATCGCACGATATAATACAGATAGTAACATAACACGTATATAGATATTAACACAACAAAATTTGACACTCTTTAAACACTGTACTGCAAAATCAATTGCATTCATTCAATTTCATATCAAATTGTTCCTACCATTCACTGCATCCTACAATCCATACTGTGATTGTAGAAGCCCCTAATCATCAatcataaagagttggaaaaTACTAAAAGTGGGATAGTAGCATGTGGTGTCCGAAATCCACATGAGCACATCTTATTGACAGGAAATGTTGATGTGGTTTATAGGATTCCTTAATTCACTATGTAAAGCCTAAACCCTCCAGGTCGCTATGTTAGAAGCTTCTTTCAGGGAATAGATATCAACAATTATCCAACCATCTAAGACACTTAGCGAGTTAGACTGTTTCTCTAAGCCCAATAGATTTGACCAACAATGACTCAGCAAATCGCTAATGCTAAGAATTGTCTAGCCCAAGTACCTCGGGATATTGTGAGGGCCTGTTATTGCCAAATTATTGTCGTTGAACAAAGGGCACAAGCATGGTTGTCCGTCCTTGTGGCAGATTTTGCCAATAAAGCAAAATTCAAATTATAAAGATGAAATAATGACACATAATTTTGACTCAATTAATTAACTTGTATCAACCCTCATGACGAGTAATTAAATACAGTTATTCACGTTTCTTACTCAGTCCTTCCAGGTAATTAGCAAGGTAGTCATTTGGATACATAATTAATTTTGTAGATTTCTCACTTTGATTTCAATTAAATTAAGTTCTTCTTCAAAAGAAGAACACAATACACACACGTGCGCGGAcgcacatacacacacacatattgATATGTTGTCAAGTAAATTCTTAAATAGGAGAAGTAAAATGAAATATAATTCTAGCccagaataaaaagaaaaaagagaaagaccTAGTGATAGAGTAATTAATAAGATCAAACATATTGTATTTTTAGAATCTTGGACAATATTACAGGAgatattttttttgggtgggggAAAGAAAGAGTTGTTTAACACTTTTAACTAAAGATATTTCAGAAACTAACAAAATCCACAAAGAATTCTATTTAGAGTCACTGAAAGGATCATCTTTAATCTCTTCTAGTGCTATTTCAACTTTAGATATTATGGGTGACTAATATATAAAAATGGTCTTGATCAACTCCGCTGCCTTCAATGGCCTTCATATATAATTGGTGAATAATGACCCTCCAATATAATTGGTATCCATTTTCTCATCGGTTGAATCCGTTGCCGCGTTAGTTTGTGGAGTGTTGGTTTTAACCGGTGGCTTGGTTGGCGCACTTGATGTAGAAGCGCAtcttctgaaaaaaaaaaaaatgaaagaccACAGAGCAAATAAGTTCAAAAATcattagatatatatatatatatatatatatatatatgctatAGCTGTAATTCAAGAATGCAAAACAAAGCATTGTTGATGGTGATTTTATCCTTTTGAAGTCCATTGGACAGGGGAGAGCTCTTAGAGTTTTTACTACTGTTAAGTTCAGGATTTTGATTCTGTGCCTAACGGTTAGAAGTGAGAAGGGTGTGAAAAGGGGTGGAAAggttaaaaataataataataataataataataactagAGGGTTTCGGTTATACATTGTGGAGAAAAGCTTTTTGGAGCCTTTGAATATAAAACTTATTCTTCTCGTAATTGCTTCCACAAAATTTAACATCCTTGTTAAGGCGGATCAAGGTCACAAAACTATATATCTAGGCACATTTCAAGCATATTCAGCATATTATTGATGCAGCCAAAACTTCTGCGTGCGAGAAAAATTTTTAGCTGTTGGACaaaaacaatatatataatgCACGATTGCAACCTTATCTAGCATGGAGAAAAATACCATAAATCATAATGTTCCAGACAACAAGTAAAACTAGATAAGATCAAACTTACATAACAATACTCGGAATCCGATGAGGATCGGAGCTGAGAACTTTTAGCAAGTTCTTTGGCACGAAGCTACCAATAGAAGCCATTTGAAATTGTCAGATACAAAAGTTTTCCTATAAAATTCTTCTTCCAAAAAGCTAAAAGAAGCTCTTCTGTTGTAACAAGAGAGCAAGATTTGTTGTCTTTGACAAAAGTATTGCTATAAGTCTATAAAATCTTCCGATTATGTTCTGACGAAATGAATGCAATCGGTATGACTATTTATAGACAGTCCTAGTGTTCTCCTTTTGATAAGTACGTATGAGAGGAAGCATCATGGACAGACCactttgtttttgcttttgtttttgtttgggttatttttgtttttggagtAAAAGAAATGGACCACTTCTCAGAGGACAAAAACGAGTATTCCCCCAAAGTTTATATGTAAAGCAGTCAACGGTTGGCGCGGTCCACTTAAAAGCATTCACCTAGAGTTTCGAAAGCAAATGGTAAGAAAAGGGAATGGTACTTGACTACTTGGTGGatgattttgttgtttctttcgTTGTTATTTGTGTGCTTAAGTTAATGAAGCGATTTTATCTCTCACTGTCACACAATCAATCAAGTATTTAATTGTATGTTAAttgttgtataattattttaaacaTTATTGTTGATTTTCTTGTCTATTTCATGAAAGAGAATATCATATACACATGATGAATGAGGAGTAGATTCTCTTGTTAAATATTAAGACAAAAAATTTTATACACATGAT
This sequence is a window from Coffea eugenioides isolate CCC68of chromosome 7, Ceug_1.0, whole genome shotgun sequence. Protein-coding genes within it:
- the LOC113777325 gene encoding F-box/kelch-repeat protein At3g06240-like — translated: MPPKRKGRQNNTHKPTKPDTPPPTNNVVSGAMSDCKLPEDLLLCILTRLPVKTIQRFKCVCKPWLKLLSTPKFVKMHREQTTKNPQNHSLIIHSIDEVYYHNMSLLNINSTAEQPINLVNPFPVIFKEMDLVGCVNGLVCLSCPPFAQMIVLWNPALNLSKGIRQPKGVIDETIDRISLGLCYDERNDDYKIVMITCLKPDGYTPKNFLRAYAEEGLIGLQLSMIR
- the LOC113778831 gene encoding uncharacterized protein LOC113778831 — protein: MFREVMLWYDVENEVFRHVPVPDYNMDCTKGGRFVEWKGSLAILVYSPTRERDDFVDVVVYDEGKGRWDTKSCHGPIGLKMERHMQCSKDGVILAETPEGTLFLYDPVTNAIKEFRIAEAMKTSYEAFSYTESLVSLKGMEKVKEQDKDKFCIKMEDLVIN